In the genome of Acidobacteriota bacterium, the window TGACCAAGGTCAGGCCGAGCGACAACGCATGGGCCGCGATAAGCGTGTCAAACGTGCCGATAGGCTCACCGCGCCTCGCCAGGGCATTGGCGATCGGTCCGAACCGGTCAGCGGCCGCCCGATCGAACGGCAGCACCGCGACCGACAGCACGAACGTGTCGATGAGGCCGTGCAGTTTGCGCGACCCTTTCGCGTCCGCACCGAAGCGCAACTCCGCCAACGTGATCGAACTGAT includes:
- a CDS encoding type II toxin-antitoxin system VapC family toxin, which gives rise to ISSITLAELRFGADAKGSRKLHGLIDTFVLSVAVLPFDRAAADRFGPIANALARRGEPIGTFDTLIAAHALSLGLTLVTNNAKHFQRVAGLKTANWV